In one Nicotiana tomentosiformis chromosome 6, ASM39032v3, whole genome shotgun sequence genomic region, the following are encoded:
- the LOC104117979 gene encoding gamma-secretase subunit APH1-like, whose translation MTVAAGIGYALLALGPSLSLFVAVISKKPFLILTVLSSTLVWLMSLIVMSALWRAFLPLKTAAWWPYMILILTSVGFQEGLRVLFWKVYKKLEDILDAFADRVSKPRLFLTDKMQIALAGGLGHGVAHAVFFCLGLLTPSFGPATYYVEKCSKIPFFLVSAIIALAFATIHTFSMVIAFSGYEEGNKVDQCFAPVVHLIAGMLTLTNLAFGGCMIGIPLLYCVAIVTLVHCGRMAWRRLIDSRSRQ comes from the exons ATGACAGTGGCAGCAGGAATTGGATACGCTTTGTTAGCTCTCGGCCCTTCCCTCTCCCTCTTCGTCGCTGTAATCTCCAAAAAACCCTTCTTGATTCTCACTGTTCTTTCGAG TACATTGGTATGGCTTATGAGTCTGATAGTAATGTCAGCACTATGGAGAGCTTTCCTTCCACTGAAAACAGCAGCATGGTGGCCGTATATGATCCTCATACTCACTTCTGTTGGTTTTCAAGAAGGGCTTCGTGTTCTCTTCTGGAAAGTTTACAA GAAGCTGGAGGATATATTGGACGCATTTGCTGACAGGGTCTCTAAACCTCGTCTCTTTCTAACGGACAAGATGCAAATTGCTCTTG CTGGAGGTTTGGGACATGGTGTGGCTCATGCTGTGTTTTTTTGCCTTGGCCTTTTGACACCGTCGTTTGGACCAGCGACATATTATGTAGAAAAATGCTCAAAGATACCCTTTTTTCTTGTTTCTG CAATTATAGCCCTTGCATTTGCTACGATCCATACTTTCTCCATGGTTATTGCGTTCAGTGGGTATGAAGAAGGAAACAAAGTGGACCAGTGTTTTGCTCCTGTTGTTCACTTAATTGCTGGCATGTTG ACGCTGACAAATCTTGCATTTGGAGGCTGCATGATTGGCATTCCGCTTCTCTATTGTGTAGCAATCGTGACCTTGGTACATTGCGGAAGGATGGCATGGAGGAGATTGATAGATAGCCGAAGCAGGCAATGA